From Mesobacillus boroniphilus, the proteins below share one genomic window:
- a CDS encoding molybdopterin-dependent oxidoreductase, with protein sequence MENKPMKRRGFLKALGTLGAVAFVGPAFVGPIKQVMGDVWIDSPHGTGTDYQDYTAENVIFTSCQQCNATCTIKTYITAGAASGAYSSIVRKIAGNQYSPINMVQIGHINYDTPVSQAVKGTGDVAKMGRGLRGGRTCLKGQAGIQTNYDAFRIQKPLKRVGERGSGVWKTVSWEEAYKEILEGSKDLNTPGLKEMWKYVPEAAVMADWDQLKAGEMTKAEFDKKYKDVLIDTNHPDLGPKANQIAVMAGHRREFIERLAAGSLGTANYYDHGGYCGITSVMGNVRSHDSEKPKKRMIPDYDNAEMVIVWGTNPMVANRGPTTFAPQITNAIDRGMKMIVIDPRYSKTAEKAHVWVPVKPGGDGALAMAMSRWIIENNRYDDIYLRNPNQEAANEDGETTWSDASFLVNVGDKKRPFVRAKELGIGEEEFVVIQNGKPVPHTKARNGELDIDTTINGIKVKSVFRIFKDKVMEKSIEEYSKQADVPVDQIIQIAREFTSHGKKVGIHSYRGPAMHTNGYYSVRAINMLNHLVGNHDWKGGDTVLGAKYKATEGRYDLATVPNANKGWGIPVTRHKVPYEKTSLFAKDGYPAKRPWYPFGNKLLHDVLPSSAEGYPYKIRALLINRTSPVMSGPRSEMQAKFIRDPKVVELVVASDVIIGETSKYADFILPDLAYLESWNAEDIFPILKHKFAGVIQPVTRVVPDARPTEQVYIDLLKGMDLPGVGDNALADGSAIHTPEDYYLKRIANIAFDGQKPVKDANAEELAIFEKARQKALGKYFDIQKLKNAVKPEEWKKVVYVLNRGGRFEAAGDEYVGNKLKYQWANQVYFYDEKAAGFKSAFTGKFFEGVPVAEEIKTYDGEVYKPNKPLQFINWKSRNMATHRTEGNTWLREIKPENYLWINPIDAKKKGIKTDDEIYISSNNSKVKGRALVTPGIKPGVVGANFSFGHDAYGSKSVKVDGKTIEPAGKYGHTGYEFNKPLHEESGYAKPRGLGFSVNALSDRDGSYFEGYLADLLIGGPAQQDVFVDVEKA encoded by the coding sequence ATGGAAAATAAACCAATGAAACGGCGCGGATTTTTAAAAGCACTCGGAACGCTTGGTGCTGTCGCATTTGTCGGTCCGGCATTCGTCGGACCAATCAAGCAGGTGATGGGCGACGTCTGGATCGATTCCCCGCACGGAACGGGAACTGATTATCAGGATTATACAGCAGAAAACGTCATTTTCACGTCATGTCAGCAGTGTAACGCGACATGTACGATCAAGACATATATTACTGCCGGGGCAGCGAGTGGAGCGTATTCTTCCATTGTCCGCAAGATTGCAGGCAACCAGTACAGCCCTATCAATATGGTGCAAATAGGCCATATCAACTACGATACACCAGTATCACAGGCTGTAAAAGGAACAGGCGATGTCGCTAAAATGGGACGCGGCCTCCGCGGCGGCCGTACCTGCTTAAAGGGCCAGGCCGGGATCCAGACGAACTATGACGCTTTCAGGATCCAGAAGCCATTGAAGCGTGTCGGAGAGCGTGGCAGCGGCGTCTGGAAGACGGTGAGCTGGGAAGAGGCTTACAAGGAAATTCTCGAGGGCAGCAAGGACCTCAACACTCCAGGGTTAAAAGAAATGTGGAAATACGTACCTGAAGCAGCTGTCATGGCTGACTGGGATCAATTAAAAGCTGGCGAAATGACAAAAGCTGAATTCGATAAAAAGTATAAGGATGTCCTGATTGATACAAACCACCCTGACCTGGGGCCTAAAGCGAACCAAATCGCAGTGATGGCGGGGCACCGACGCGAATTCATCGAGCGTCTCGCTGCAGGAAGTCTAGGGACAGCCAACTATTATGACCACGGGGGCTATTGCGGAATCACAAGTGTAATGGGAAATGTGCGCTCTCATGATTCAGAAAAGCCGAAAAAACGAATGATTCCAGATTACGATAACGCTGAAATGGTCATCGTATGGGGAACAAACCCGATGGTGGCAAACCGAGGGCCGACTACTTTCGCTCCGCAAATCACCAATGCGATTGATCGCGGCATGAAAATGATCGTCATCGATCCGCGATACAGCAAGACCGCAGAGAAAGCGCATGTTTGGGTTCCGGTGAAACCAGGTGGAGATGGTGCGCTTGCAATGGCCATGTCCCGCTGGATCATCGAAAATAATCGCTATGACGATATTTATCTTCGCAACCCGAACCAGGAGGCTGCGAATGAAGACGGCGAGACAACCTGGAGCGATGCTTCCTTCCTTGTCAATGTAGGAGATAAGAAGCGGCCGTTCGTGCGTGCCAAAGAGCTTGGAATTGGCGAAGAGGAATTCGTTGTTATTCAAAATGGCAAGCCGGTTCCACATACAAAAGCTAGAAACGGCGAGCTTGATATCGACACAACTATCAACGGCATCAAAGTGAAATCCGTATTCAGGATTTTCAAAGATAAAGTGATGGAAAAATCAATCGAGGAATACTCGAAACAGGCAGATGTGCCAGTTGACCAAATCATCCAGATTGCCCGTGAATTCACTTCACACGGCAAAAAGGTCGGCATTCATTCCTACCGCGGACCTGCGATGCATACAAATGGCTATTACAGCGTTAGAGCGATCAACATGCTTAACCACCTTGTCGGAAACCACGACTGGAAGGGAGGCGACACCGTTCTCGGCGCAAAGTACAAAGCAACCGAAGGCCGTTACGATCTTGCAACTGTTCCAAATGCAAACAAAGGCTGGGGCATCCCTGTCACAAGGCATAAGGTACCATATGAAAAAACATCCTTGTTCGCAAAGGACGGCTATCCGGCAAAGCGTCCGTGGTATCCGTTTGGAAATAAACTGCTCCACGATGTCCTTCCAAGCTCTGCGGAAGGCTACCCATACAAAATCAGGGCATTGCTCATCAATAGGACTTCACCAGTAATGTCAGGTCCAAGATCTGAAATGCAGGCTAAATTCATCAGGGATCCTAAAGTGGTTGAACTGGTCGTCGCTTCTGACGTGATCATCGGCGAGACTTCCAAATACGCAGACTTCATTTTACCGGATCTTGCATACCTTGAAAGCTGGAATGCTGAAGACATCTTCCCAATCCTGAAACATAAATTCGCAGGTGTCATCCAGCCAGTGACAAGGGTTGTTCCAGATGCACGTCCAACGGAACAAGTATACATCGATTTGTTAAAAGGAATGGATCTTCCAGGTGTTGGAGACAATGCTTTGGCTGACGGATCGGCAATACACACACCTGAGGACTACTACTTAAAACGTATCGCAAACATCGCCTTTGACGGACAGAAGCCTGTTAAAGATGCAAATGCCGAAGAACTGGCAATTTTTGAAAAAGCAAGGCAGAAGGCGCTAGGCAAATATTTCGACATCCAGAAACTGAAAAATGCCGTCAAACCCGAAGAATGGAAAAAAGTCGTCTACGTGTTGAACCGCGGAGGACGCTTTGAGGCAGCAGGCGATGAGTATGTCGGCAACAAACTTAAGTATCAGTGGGCAAACCAGGTTTATTTTTACGATGAAAAAGCAGCAGGCTTCAAGAGTGCTTTCACAGGTAAGTTCTTCGAAGGTGTTCCGGTAGCAGAGGAAATCAAGACATACGATGGTGAGGTTTACAAGCCAAACAAGCCTCTCCAGTTCATCAACTGGAAATCAAGGAATATGGCAACACACCGCACAGAAGGCAATACATGGCTGCGTGAAATCAAGCCTGAAAATTATTTGTGGATCAATCCGATTGACGCAAAGAAAAAAGGCATCAAGACAGATGACGAGATTTATATCTCATCCAATAATTCCAAGGTAAAAGGCCGAGCGCTCGTAACACCAGGAATCAAACCAGGTGTCGTTGGTGCAAACTTCAGCTTCGGACATGATGCATACGGTTCAAAGTCCGTCAAAGTCGATGGCAAGACCATTGAGCCAGCAGGAAAATATGGCCATACGGGCTATGAATTCAATAAGCCGCTTCATGAAGAATCGGGTTACGCGAAACCGCGTGGACTGGGATTCTCAGTTAATGCCTTATCCGACCGTGACGGCAGCTATTTCGAAGGCTATCTTGCAGACTTGCTAATCGGCGGCCCGGCACAGCAGGACGTATTCGTAGACGTGGAAAAAGCTTAA
- a CDS encoding molecular chaperone TorD family protein: protein MMEERYGKLAIANIMTSIWLGDWDTYEKFMNDVPEGMRKELSFHSLYNRDEVQLWYDNHFFIPGDHFVSPYFSSYTKNNEDEEARRHELLCLIGLYEKTAFYFPLEQDKLPDHFGSMTAFISSILQGEIKAEQESDREHLQQLEEIEAEMMARFIKPVLKPLLENAESKINHPFFKEFLSFYAEMMSENWVEAA from the coding sequence ATGATGGAAGAACGATATGGAAAACTTGCGATTGCGAATATCATGACAAGCATCTGGCTGGGGGACTGGGACACCTATGAAAAATTCATGAACGATGTTCCTGAAGGAATGCGGAAGGAGCTTTCATTCCATTCCTTATACAATCGGGATGAAGTGCAGCTCTGGTATGACAATCACTTTTTCATACCGGGAGATCACTTTGTCTCTCCTTACTTTTCATCTTATACGAAAAATAATGAAGATGAAGAAGCACGCAGGCATGAGCTCCTTTGCCTGATCGGTCTTTATGAAAAAACAGCTTTTTATTTCCCACTTGAACAAGATAAGCTGCCAGACCACTTCGGCAGCATGACCGCATTCATAAGTTCGATTTTACAGGGAGAGATCAAAGCGGAACAAGAGAGTGACCGCGAACACCTTCAACAGCTGGAAGAAATTGAAGCGGAAATGATGGCCAGATTCATCAAACCAGTCCTGAAACCACTGCTCGAGAATGCAGAGTCAAAAATCAACCATCCATTCTTTAAAGAGTTCCTCAGCTTTTATGCAGAAATGATGAGTGAGAATTGGGTGGAGGCAGCATAA
- a CDS encoding DUF1128 domain-containing protein has protein sequence MDLTKNSPENVDFMIEKIKEKLKFMNLGAIKSTHFDGEMYEELKEIYDMIMRKNNFSPNEMQAIAEELGNLRKQ, from the coding sequence GTGGACTTAACTAAAAATTCCCCTGAAAATGTTGATTTCATGATTGAAAAAATCAAGGAAAAATTGAAGTTCATGAACCTTGGCGCTATTAAATCAACGCATTTTGACGGCGAGATGTATGAAGAATTAAAAGAAATCTATGATATGATCATGAGAAAGAACAACTTCAGCCCGAATGAAATGCAGGCGATTGCTGAAGAGCTTGGCAACTTAAGAAAGCAGTAA
- a CDS encoding alanine/glycine:cation symporter family protein, translated as MTFEDWIGKISGWVWGPPLLILLVGTGVYLTFRIGFLQMRLLPYSLKLAFTKNQDKRSEGDISHFQALMTALAATVGTGNIAGVATAIFTGGPGAVFWMWVTAFFGMATKYAEAVLAVKYRVEDKDGEMSGGPMYYLERGLGQKWLGVLFALFGAIAAFGIGNLVQSNSVASVVQSTFSVPAWVTGLVLTIFTAFALIGGIKSIGKITALFVPVMAGFYLLAGLAVMIMNFDLVPAAIALIFTDAFTGEAVAGGALGTVIRMGVARGVFSNEAGLGSAPIAAAAAKTDLPGRQALVSMTQVFIDTIVICSITGITIVMGGLYTGDTTAADLTSATFGKFLGQTGSVIVAVGLLFFASSTIIGWSYYGEKCFSYLFSKKVVFYYRIAFVAAVFVGAISQLEIVWGVADVMNGLMAFPNLIGLLGLSGVVVVETRNILNAIKEEKNEAKTFSA; from the coding sequence ATGACATTTGAAGATTGGATTGGAAAAATCAGCGGCTGGGTTTGGGGCCCTCCTCTATTGATCCTGCTTGTTGGAACGGGAGTTTACCTGACCTTCCGCATTGGCTTCTTGCAAATGAGGCTATTGCCTTACTCACTAAAGCTTGCATTTACTAAAAATCAGGACAAACGATCCGAAGGGGATATTTCTCATTTCCAGGCTTTGATGACCGCACTTGCTGCAACGGTGGGCACCGGTAATATCGCTGGTGTCGCAACGGCGATCTTTACGGGCGGACCAGGTGCCGTTTTCTGGATGTGGGTTACCGCATTTTTCGGAATGGCAACAAAATACGCGGAAGCTGTTTTAGCCGTTAAATACCGGGTTGAGGACAAGGATGGAGAAATGTCGGGCGGACCGATGTATTATCTTGAACGCGGCCTTGGCCAAAAATGGCTTGGTGTTTTATTCGCGTTATTTGGAGCGATTGCCGCTTTTGGGATTGGCAACCTTGTTCAATCAAATTCAGTTGCTAGCGTCGTACAATCAACATTTTCAGTGCCTGCCTGGGTTACGGGACTTGTATTGACAATTTTTACGGCTTTTGCCCTGATTGGAGGAATTAAGAGCATCGGGAAAATCACTGCTTTATTCGTCCCAGTCATGGCAGGATTTTACCTTCTTGCTGGTCTAGCGGTCATGATCATGAACTTTGACCTCGTGCCAGCGGCAATCGCACTTATTTTTACAGATGCATTTACTGGAGAGGCTGTTGCCGGCGGGGCGCTTGGAACTGTTATCCGAATGGGTGTAGCCCGCGGCGTTTTCTCCAACGAAGCAGGCTTGGGTTCTGCACCGATTGCTGCCGCGGCAGCAAAGACGGACCTGCCTGGACGCCAGGCACTTGTATCGATGACCCAGGTGTTCATTGATACCATCGTCATCTGTTCGATTACCGGTATCACTATCGTCATGGGCGGGCTGTATACAGGGGACACGACTGCAGCCGACCTTACTTCAGCGACCTTTGGCAAGTTCCTTGGCCAGACCGGTTCGGTGATCGTTGCGGTTGGATTGTTGTTCTTCGCTTCCTCGACAATCATCGGCTGGTCTTATTACGGAGAGAAGTGCTTCTCCTATCTGTTCAGCAAAAAAGTCGTGTTCTACTACCGAATCGCGTTTGTCGCGGCTGTCTTTGTCGGGGCGATTTCCCAACTCGAGATCGTTTGGGGTGTAGCGGATGTCATGAACGGATTGATGGCCTTCCCGAACCTGATCGGGCTGCTCGGTTTATCTGGCGTGGTCGTAGTTGAAACAAGGAATATCCTAAATGCGATCAAAGAAGAGAAGAACGAAGCGAAAACATTCAGTGCGTAA
- a CDS encoding YtxH domain-containing protein, which translates to MGSSKKFWLGMVLGAMAGGAVTLLEKSTRQAVKEDFSKLSSGVEYVVKNPNEFIEDLRETANKVRTTVEQVTEDVAFITEKVEEIRDVPPQVTELVKDTKETLRKITASGQTQKHIDEKE; encoded by the coding sequence ATGGGCAGTTCGAAAAAGTTTTGGTTGGGCATGGTTTTAGGTGCGATGGCAGGGGGAGCGGTCACTCTTTTGGAAAAATCGACCCGGCAGGCTGTAAAAGAGGATTTCAGCAAGTTATCCAGCGGCGTTGAGTATGTCGTCAAAAACCCAAATGAATTTATTGAAGACCTAAGAGAAACAGCGAATAAAGTACGGACAACAGTGGAACAAGTAACAGAGGACGTTGCTTTTATCACTGAAAAAGTAGAAGAAATAAGGGATGTACCTCCTCAGGTCACGGAACTGGTCAAAGATACAAAAGAAACGCTGAGGAAGATTACGGCATCCGGACAAACACAGAAGCATATAGATGAAAAAGAATGA
- a CDS encoding YihY/virulence factor BrkB family protein, translating to MVDISFFRHMWQRIQEDDVPALAAQLAYFFLLSLFPLLIFLVTLVPYLPISEVDILGFFDDYAPGESMDLIKNSLEDIMKKDGKLLSFGLLATIWSASNGINAIVRAFNRAYRVEETRSFIVSRLMAIFLTFAMIFVFLVALILPVFGKEIGSWLFSNFGLKEEFVYVWNMFRWLISILILFIVFLGLYWIAPNKKLTCVSGIPGSIFATGGWVLVSIGFSYYVSNFASYTATYGSIGAIIVLMIWLYLSAYIIIIGGEINAYYSEKKAGC from the coding sequence ATGGTTGATATATCATTTTTCAGGCATATGTGGCAGAGGATTCAGGAGGACGATGTTCCTGCACTTGCTGCTCAGCTTGCATATTTCTTTTTGCTTTCTTTGTTTCCACTGTTGATTTTCCTTGTAACGCTTGTTCCATATCTGCCAATCTCCGAAGTGGATATCCTCGGCTTTTTTGATGACTATGCACCTGGTGAATCAATGGATTTAATCAAAAACAGCCTGGAGGATATCATGAAAAAAGACGGCAAATTGCTGAGCTTTGGATTATTGGCGACAATTTGGTCAGCCTCGAACGGTATCAATGCAATTGTAAGGGCATTTAACCGTGCATACCGAGTAGAAGAGACTAGGTCGTTTATCGTAAGCAGGTTAATGGCAATCTTTTTGACATTTGCCATGATATTTGTGTTCCTGGTCGCTTTGATCCTGCCTGTGTTTGGAAAAGAAATCGGGAGTTGGCTGTTCTCAAATTTTGGCCTGAAGGAAGAATTCGTCTACGTCTGGAATATGTTCCGCTGGCTGATCAGTATTTTGATTTTATTCATCGTTTTTCTTGGACTATACTGGATTGCTCCGAACAAGAAGCTCACCTGCGTTAGCGGCATACCAGGCTCGATTTTCGCAACCGGAGGGTGGGTGCTCGTATCCATCGGATTCTCCTACTATGTCAGCAACTTCGCTTCCTACACCGCCACATATGGCAGCATCGGCGCAATCATCGTCCTGATGATCTGGCTCTATTTATCCGCGTATATCATTATCATAGGCGGAGAAATAAATGCTTATTATAGCGAAAAGAAAGCAGGCTGCTGA
- a CDS encoding heavy metal translocating P-type ATPase — protein MAQGANALAKQNSVPEVTFFEKIKPHAELVAAIISGILIAAGWILGKGDSQTASVIAFILAYVIGGFAKAKEGIEATIEDKELNVEMLMIFAAIGSAIIGYWTEGAILIFIFAMSGALETYTMNKSHKEISSLMELQPEEALRITDGVEERVHVSKLEIGDLILVKPGERVPSDGKVAKGQTTIDQAAITGESIPVSKDSGDDVFAGTVNLTGSLTVEITKRNDETLFQKIIQLVQNAQSEKSPSQLFIERFEGTYVKVVLAVVVLMMFVPHYLLGWSWTESFYRAMILLVVASPCALVASIMPATLSAISNGAKHGILFKGGVHLENLSHLKAIAFDKTGTLTKGKPEVTDLIVGDELDRDEVLLKAASIESHSNHPLANAIVKYAKETLEKELVHPESIEDVSGWGVKAHYENEDWKIGKADFVGRPAAESFSDGAAVELAAEGKTVVFIERNGQITGLIALKDVVREETKQAIDLLKSEGIYTVMLTGDSLTTGKAIAAESHVEGYIAECLPETKVQELKKLKEQYGQVAMVGDGINDAPALATANVGIAMGEGSDVALETADVVLMKNDLPKIAEAINLSRRMNRIVKQNIVFSILVIMVLIASNFMQLLDLPYGVIGHEGSTILVILNSLRLLK, from the coding sequence ATGGCTCAGGGAGCAAATGCGTTAGCAAAGCAAAACTCGGTTCCTGAAGTAACCTTTTTTGAAAAAATCAAGCCTCACGCAGAACTGGTCGCCGCCATTATCAGCGGTATTCTGATTGCTGCAGGCTGGATTTTGGGCAAGGGGGATTCACAAACAGCATCTGTCATCGCTTTTATCCTGGCCTATGTTATCGGTGGTTTTGCAAAAGCGAAGGAAGGCATTGAAGCCACAATTGAAGACAAAGAATTGAATGTCGAAATGTTGATGATATTCGCAGCGATTGGCTCTGCCATTATTGGATACTGGACAGAAGGCGCGATCCTGATTTTCATTTTTGCTATGAGCGGAGCGCTTGAAACGTATACGATGAACAAAAGCCATAAGGAGATTTCCTCTTTGATGGAACTGCAGCCAGAGGAAGCATTGAGGATTACAGATGGTGTTGAGGAAAGGGTCCATGTTTCAAAATTGGAAATTGGCGATTTAATTTTGGTGAAACCAGGTGAAAGAGTCCCATCTGACGGTAAGGTTGCCAAGGGACAGACGACGATTGACCAGGCAGCCATCACCGGGGAATCGATTCCGGTTTCAAAGGATTCCGGCGACGATGTATTTGCCGGTACGGTAAACCTGACCGGTTCGCTTACCGTTGAGATTACAAAACGAAATGACGAAACACTGTTCCAAAAAATCATCCAGCTTGTCCAAAACGCGCAAAGTGAAAAGTCTCCTTCCCAGCTGTTCATCGAACGGTTTGAGGGCACTTACGTAAAGGTCGTTCTGGCAGTAGTTGTACTAATGATGTTTGTTCCACATTATCTGCTGGGCTGGAGCTGGACGGAGTCGTTTTACCGTGCGATGATTCTTCTGGTCGTCGCTTCCCCATGCGCACTTGTTGCCTCGATTATGCCGGCCACTTTGTCGGCTATTTCGAATGGCGCGAAGCACGGAATTTTATTTAAAGGCGGCGTCCATCTGGAGAACCTGAGTCACCTTAAAGCAATTGCGTTTGATAAAACAGGGACACTGACAAAAGGTAAGCCTGAAGTAACTGATTTGATTGTGGGTGATGAACTGGATCGCGATGAAGTACTGCTAAAGGCAGCATCGATTGAAAGCCACTCCAATCACCCATTGGCCAACGCTATTGTAAAATACGCCAAGGAAACGCTTGAGAAAGAGCTTGTACATCCAGAAAGCATTGAGGATGTTTCTGGCTGGGGCGTAAAGGCTCATTATGAAAATGAGGATTGGAAAATCGGCAAGGCTGACTTTGTGGGAAGACCTGCCGCTGAATCATTTTCTGACGGCGCTGCGGTAGAACTTGCAGCTGAAGGAAAAACGGTTGTTTTTATCGAACGGAATGGGCAGATTACCGGGTTGATTGCCTTAAAGGATGTAGTTCGCGAAGAAACAAAGCAGGCCATCGATTTGCTGAAATCTGAAGGGATTTACACTGTCATGCTCACTGGTGACAGCCTAACCACTGGAAAAGCAATCGCTGCCGAAAGCCATGTCGAAGGATATATCGCTGAGTGTTTACCTGAAACAAAGGTCCAGGAATTGAAGAAACTGAAAGAACAATACGGCCAGGTTGCAATGGTCGGCGACGGCATTAACGACGCTCCGGCACTCGCAACGGCTAATGTCGGCATCGCAATGGGCGAAGGGTCTGATGTCGCGCTCGAAACAGCAGATGTCGTGCTGATGAAAAACGACCTGCCAAAGATTGCCGAAGCAATCAACCTATCACGCCGGATGAACCGGATCGTCAAGCAAAACATCGTCTTCTCCATCCTGGTAATCATGGTGCTGATCGCATCGAACTTCATGCAACTGCTCGACCTGCCATACGGGGTCATCGGCCACGAAGGAAGCACGATTTTGGTTATATTGAATAGTTTGAGGCTATTGAAATAA
- a CDS encoding DMT family transporter, which translates to MTTKDFFTHPLGIAVSAAGATLLWGSAFPFIKLSYNSLDIKPEEMGEQMLFAGYRFLLAGLLILIMFLLLKRNMKFRPETTKSLLKIGLFQTFLQYVLFYIGLSYSTGIQGSIIAGTTSFFQILLAHFLYPDDRMSRLKVAGLMVGFTGVIFANWPNGDYEISFGIGEILLMGAMMAGAYGNILAKQGSGKMEVIYLTAYQMILGSLGLIAIGAFSVGLAPFDFNLKSGLMLLYLSFLSAAGFILWNNVMKYNQVGKVSLYLFLVPVFGVILSAILLDELLHYFVIAGLILVVVGIVLVNRPARKRNSLPAK; encoded by the coding sequence ATGACAACTAAAGACTTTTTTACACACCCGCTTGGGATTGCTGTTTCGGCTGCCGGGGCGACCTTATTATGGGGGAGCGCGTTCCCATTTATAAAACTCAGCTATAACAGCCTTGATATTAAGCCGGAGGAAATGGGGGAACAAATGCTGTTTGCAGGATACCGCTTTCTGCTTGCAGGGCTGTTGATCCTGATCATGTTCCTGTTATTGAAGAGGAATATGAAATTCAGGCCGGAGACGACAAAGTCTCTTCTGAAAATTGGCCTGTTCCAGACGTTCCTCCAATATGTCCTGTTTTATATCGGACTAAGCTATTCAACCGGGATCCAGGGTTCAATCATTGCCGGGACAACATCGTTTTTCCAGATCCTCCTTGCGCATTTCCTTTATCCAGATGACAGGATGAGCCGTTTGAAGGTTGCTGGACTGATGGTTGGATTCACCGGGGTCATTTTCGCGAATTGGCCAAATGGGGATTATGAAATCAGCTTTGGTATCGGTGAAATTCTGCTAATGGGAGCAATGATGGCTGGTGCGTACGGAAATATCCTTGCTAAACAGGGCAGTGGAAAAATGGAAGTCATTTATTTAACCGCTTACCAGATGATTCTGGGGTCCTTAGGCTTGATTGCAATTGGCGCTTTTTCAGTGGGACTTGCTCCATTCGATTTCAATCTAAAGTCTGGTTTGATGCTACTCTATCTTTCATTCCTGTCAGCTGCAGGCTTTATTTTGTGGAACAATGTGATGAAGTACAACCAGGTTGGCAAGGTGTCATTATACCTGTTCCTGGTCCCTGTATTCGGTGTAATTTTATCAGCAATCCTACTAGACGAACTGTTACATTATTTTGTCATAGCCGGATTAATATTGGTAGTGGTCGGAATCGTTCTTGTCAACCGGCCTGCAAGAAAAAGAAACAGCCTCCCTGCGAAATAG
- a CDS encoding MFS transporter: MNISIKLRFWILVSIVAISGFSQGMLLPLIAIIFEQDGVSSSMNGLHATGLYIGILLASPLMEAPLRRFGYKPIILIGGFTVAISLALFPLWKSFWFWFILRLAIGIGDHMLHFATQTWITSFTPKDRIGRNISLYGLFFGLGFAAGPLMTGFVKINMTLPFIISSAISLAAWLTVWLLKNERPEHDTDSTSFFGTMRRFGKVFKYAWVAFLPPFGYGFLEASLNGNFPVYAMRSGIGVDAVALLLPAFAIGGILSQLPLGILSDKLGRRNVLIVVTLSGFISFTAAGLLENSTTGLLICFFLAGTLVGSTFSLGISYMADLLPKQLLPAGNLMCGIFFSFGSISGPFIGGLAIQWLEGISFFYVISTMLLLIFIALVTVRHGASPNEAESV, encoded by the coding sequence ATGAATATAAGTATCAAGCTTCGTTTCTGGATTTTGGTCAGCATAGTCGCCATCTCAGGCTTTTCCCAGGGAATGCTGCTGCCATTGATTGCGATTATTTTTGAGCAGGACGGCGTGTCATCATCGATGAATGGCTTGCACGCCACAGGTTTATATATAGGAATATTGCTTGCTTCACCATTAATGGAAGCACCGCTACGCCGTTTTGGCTACAAGCCCATCATTCTTATTGGCGGCTTTACCGTAGCCATCTCGCTTGCTCTATTTCCATTATGGAAGTCTTTTTGGTTCTGGTTCATTTTAAGGCTGGCAATCGGGATTGGCGATCACATGCTTCATTTTGCGACTCAGACATGGATTACTTCTTTTACCCCTAAAGACCGGATTGGAAGGAATATCTCGCTCTACGGATTGTTTTTCGGGCTGGGGTTCGCTGCTGGCCCGTTGATGACTGGGTTTGTAAAAATAAACATGACTCTGCCTTTCATCATTTCTTCTGCCATCAGCCTTGCCGCCTGGCTTACGGTATGGCTGTTGAAAAATGAACGTCCCGAACATGACACCGACAGTACTTCTTTTTTCGGGACGATGAGAAGGTTCGGAAAAGTTTTCAAATACGCTTGGGTTGCTTTTCTGCCACCGTTTGGCTACGGGTTCCTTGAGGCCAGCCTGAATGGGAACTTCCCTGTTTATGCTATGAGGTCAGGAATCGGCGTCGATGCCGTCGCACTCCTGCTTCCTGCCTTTGCCATCGGCGGGATTCTCTCACAGCTGCCACTAGGGATATTAAGCGATAAACTTGGAAGAAGGAATGTATTAATTGTTGTCACGCTATCAGGCTTCATTTCTTTTACCGCGGCGGGACTGCTCGAGAATTCGACCACCGGCTTGCTTATTTGCTTCTTTTTAGCTGGTACGCTCGTCGGATCCACTTTTTCACTCGGCATCAGTTATATGGCTGACCTTCTGCCAAAGCAGCTCCTGCCGGCAGGAAACCTGATGTGCGGGATTTTCTTCAGCTTCGGGAGCATCAGCGGCCCATTTATTGGTGGACTGGCTATACAATGGCTTGAAGGCATCAGCTTCTTTTACGTGATCAGCACGATGCTTCTATTGATTTTCATCGCCCTTGTGACCGTTCGCCATGGCGCTTCACCCAACGAGGCAGAATCTGTGTAA